Within the Pseudomonas oryzae genome, the region GCCCTGCTCACCCGCCTCTACGAGCTGCAGGAGGGCGACATCCGCATCGGCGACTGCTCGATCCGCCAGCAGCCGCGCCGCGCGCTGGCGCAGATCGGCGTGGTGTTCCAGCAGAGCACCCTCGACCTCGACCTCTCGGTGGAACAGAACCTGCGCTACCACGCCGCCCTGCACGGCCTGCCGCGCGGCGTGGCGGCCGAGCGTATCGAGCTGGAACTGGCCCGCCAGCAGCTCACCGAACGCCGCCGCGAGCCGGTACGCGCGCTCAACGGCGGCCACCGCCGGCGGGTGGAGATCGCCCGCGCGCTGCTGCACAGGCCGCAACTGCTGCTGCTCGACGAGGCCAGCGCCGGCCTCGACCCGGCCAGCCGCCAGGCGCTCAATCGGCACGTGCGCCGGCTGTGCGCCGAGGACGGCCTCACTGTGCTGTGGACCACCCACCTGTTCGACGAGGTGCAGGCCGACGACCCGCTGCTGATCCTCCATCGCGGCCGCCTGGTGGCACGCGGCACCGCGGCCAGCCTGGCCGCTGAAGGCGAAGACCTGGCGGCCAGCTTCGCGCGGCTGACGGAGGTGGCGGCATGACTACCGGCACGCACGCCCTGCGTAGGGTGCGCCCTGCGCACCAGCGGCCACCCGCGGACCCTCGGTGCGCACGGCGCACCCTACCGAGCCCCACCCATGCCCGCCTTTCTGGAATGCCTGCGCGGCATCGTGCTGCGCTTCGGCCAGCGCCCTGCGCACCAGCCGACGCAGGTCGCGGCATGAAGAGCCCCTCGCTGTGCGCAGACATGCCGCATGGTCGTAGGGTGCGCCCTGCGCACCAGCGGCCGAGCCGTAGACCATCGGTGCGCACCGCGCCCCCTACCGAGACCCGCCCATGACCGCCTACCTGGAATGCCTGCGCGGCATCGTGCTGCGCGAATGGCTGCGCTTCGTCCAGCAGCGCTCGCGCTTTCTCAGCGCGCTGGTGCGCCCGCTGCTGTGGCTGCTGGTGTTCGCCGCCGGTTTCCGCGCGGCGCTGGGCATCGCCATCATCGAGCCCTACGACACCTACATCACCTACGAGACCTACATAGTCCCGGGCCTGGCCTGCATGATCCTGCTGTTCAACGGCATGCAGGGCTCGCTGTCGATGGTCTACGACCGCGAGATGGGCAGCATGCGCGTGCTGCTGATGAGCCCGCTGCCGCGGCCGTTCCTGCTCGCCGCCAAGCTGCTGGCCACCAGCCTGCTGTCGCTGCTGCAGGTCTACGCCTTCCTCGCCATCGCCTGGCTGTACGGCGTGCAGCCGCCGGCCTGGGGGCTGCTCTACGCCCTGCCGGCGCTCTTGCTCGCCGCGCTGATGCTGGCGGCGCTCGGCCTGCTGCTGTCCAACGGCATCCGCCAGCTGGAGAACTTCGCCGGAGTGATGAACTTCGTGATCTTCCCGCTGTTCTTCCTGTCCTCGGCGCTCTACCCGCTGTGGAAGATGCGCGAGGCCAGCGAATGGCTGTACTGGCTGTGCGCGCTCAACCCGTTCAGCCACGCCGTCGAGCTGGTGCGCTTCGCCCTCTACGAGCGCCTGAGCGTCACCGCCCTGCTGGTCTGCCTGGGCGTCACCGCGCTGTGCAGCGTGCTCGCCGTGCTGACCTTCAACCCCCAGCATGCCGCCTTGCGGCGCAATGCCTGAGGCGCGCGGGGGCGCCATGCCCCCGCCGCCGGTCGGACTTTTTCCGCGAATTACTACTTTGGTACTGCCTATCGCCCTCCATCGCAGGATTCCCAAAGCATTGCGCCTGAACGATAAATAGTCGCAAACAACAAGGGGAACCCCCGCCATGTCGCGACTGCTCGCCGCCGTGCTCTGTCTGCTGCTGCTGTTCGCCCTGCTGCCCGCCCGAGCCGGCGAGGAGCAGCTGTTCTCCGTCGACGGCTATCGCCTGGACCGCTACCGCAGCCCCACGCCGACCAGCGTCGAGGGCGCGCAGACCATCGACACCCTCACCCTGCAGCGCATGCTCGAAAGCAGCCAGCCGCCGCTGCTGATCGACGTGTTCCGCCGCCCCTGGCTGCACGGCCAGTTCGTCGGCGACGAGCCGCACCAGAACATCCCCGGCAGCCTGTGGCTGGCCAACGTCGGCGAGGGCCGGCTGGAAGCGCAATGGCAGGACTACTTCGCCCACTACCTCGACCAAGCCAGCGGCGGCGACCGCGCCCGGGCGCTGGTGCTCTACTGCAAGTCCGACTGCTGGCTGTCGTGGAACGCCAGCAGGCGTGCCGCCGCGCTGGGCTATACCCGGCTGTACTGGTACCGTGACGGTATCGATGCCTGGCAGCAGGCCGGCCTGCCGGTGCAGGACGCCACCCCCGCGCCGCTGCCTTGAGCGCCACTCCATCGACAACGACAAGAATCCAGGTGAAGCCCATGTACAAGATCCTGATCGCCGATGACCACCCGCTGTTCCGCGAGGCCATCCACAACGTCATCGCCGACGGCTTCCCGGACAGCGAGGTGATGGAAACCTCCGACCTCGACAGCGCGCTCGTCCTGACCCAGGAGCACGACGACCTCGACCTGATCCTGCTCGACCTGAACATGCCGGGCATGCACGGCCTCAACGGCCTGATCACCCTGCGCAACGAGGCGCCGACCATCCCGGTGGTGATCGTCTCCGCCGAGGAGGACAAGCAGATCGTCCTGCAGGCCATCACCTACGGCGCGGTCGGCTTCATCACCAAGTCCTCGCCGCGCGCGCAGATGACCGAGGCCATCGAGCAGATCCTCAACGGCAACGTCTACCTGCCCTCGGACATCATCCGCGCCAGCAAGCAGACCCCGCGCCGCGCCAGCCACGAGGAACCGGGCATCCCGCCGGAACTGCTGCAGGCGCTGACCCGCAAGCAGCTGCTGGTGCTCGAACGCATGACCAAGGGCGAGTCCAACAAGCAGATCGCCTACAACCTCGACATCGCCGAAACCACGGTCAAGGCCCACGTCTCCGCCATCCTGCGCAAGCTCGGCGTGCACAACCGCGTGCAGGCCATCCTCAGCGCCGGCGACATCGACTTCAGCGCCTACCTGCGCCGCTGAGCCCCCACCCTGCCTGCCGCCCACAGGGAAGTGGGCCACCTGCCAGCCGTGGCCGCTCCGCCGCCCGATTCCGCTACCCCGCCTCTTGAACTAGGCTGAAACTGTGGCGCCGACCACCGCGGGCGCCAACCTGCACGGGTAGCGCGGCCATGCGCGTGATAGCGAACATCGACGTCCCGGAACTCGCTCCGGCGATCGACTTCTACCGCAACGCTCTGGGCCTGCAGCTGGGGCGCATCCTCGACGACGACGTCGCGGAACTGCTCGGCGCAGGCATCACCCTCTGTCTGCTGCGCCACGCCGCCAGCTCGCCGCCCGTGAAAACGCTGCCGCTGCAACGCCATTACGCTCGGCACTGGACACCCGTGCACCTGGACTTCGTGGTGGACGATCTCGCCGCCGCCACGCAACGGGCACTGGCCGCCGGGGCAGTGCAGGAAAGCGCCTGTGTCGAGTGGCGGGGCTCGAAATGCATCAGCTTCGCCGACCCCTTCGGCCACGGCTTCTGCCTGATCGAGTTTGCCGGGGAGACCTACGCCCTCGACAGCGCCTGACCTTGCGCGCCCCGCAGGGTGAGCCACGCGCACCATCCATGCCTCACTCGCCGAAAGCGCCGCAGGACTCGGCCTCGATGCCCCAGTCGGCGGGATAGCGCCCCTCACGCACCAGCCGATGAAAACTCGACCACGGCCAGTCGACGACCCGCGCCACCAGGCCATGCCGCACAGGATTCCAGTGCAGGTAATCCAAGTGCCGCCGATAGTCGTCCTCGTCGCGGATCAGGTGCTCCCAGAAACGCCGCTGCCAGATCCCGCGCTCGCCGCGCAGCTGGCGGCTCAGGCTGAGCGCGCCACTCCCCGGGCAGTCCTGGCTGACCTTACGCTTGATCATCGACCAGCGGCGACCGAAATCGGCGTCATCCGCCGGCAGTTGCCAGAGGCAATGCAGGTGGTCGGGCAGCAACACCCAGCCGTGGATGACGAACGGATGGCGCTGACGCACCTCCTGGATCGCCCGGCGCAGGCTCAGGCGCATCCCGGGTCGGATCAGCAGTGGGCGGCGCTCGTGAGTGACCACGGTGAAGAAATACAGCGCTCCCGCCTCCCGGGAGCGGCGATATTCGGACATTCCCTGTCCCTCGTCTGGCCCATGTCGGCGGCCAGCATAGGAACAGCGCGCCGTCCCATGCCGTGACGGTGCGCACGGCGCACCCTACAGAAGCAGCCGCCCCGTAGGGTGCTCCACGCGCACCGCAAGCCTGCAGCGGATGACGCCGGCGGAGGAATCCGCGCGAGCCAGCGCGCCGCTCAGTCCGCCGCGAAGCAGTACAGCAGCCCCGCGCCGCCCGACGAGGCCAGCGCCGCGGTGCCGCAACCGCCGCGCGACAGGTGCGAGGAGTTCCACGAACGCGCCGCGGCGCTGTCGTCCAGGCCGCGGCGGTCGTGGTGGCCGACCATGGCCGCGCCAGTGGTGCTGCTGGTCCAGTTGCCGCAGGTACGGTCCTCGTCGCCGGCAAAGGCGGTGCCGTCCGGCTGCGAGCCGGTGAGGATGTCGTGCATGTTGGGCGCATCGCCGCGGCCCTTGACCGGCAGGCCGCGCTCGTCCAACCCAGTCTCCTTGGTCAGGTTGTTGTCGCCATGCAGCTGCGCGACATCCTCGGCGATCAGCACACCCCTGGCGTTGTGCCAAGGCCCCGTGCCGATGCGCTCACGGGCGTGGACCGCCGGCTGGCCGTCGCGGGCGCTGGCGCTGAGGTAGGCACGCCAGGTATGGCCGCCGGCCCCGGCCGCCTCGGCGAGCTGCTGGCAATGCGCATCGGCACCGGCCAGGCCGCCGAGGTCGGCGCCCTGGCCGGTGCCGACGCTGGTGACGAAGAAGGTCATGGCGGGTTGCTCGGCGTGCACGGCGACACTGCAGGCCATAGCCAGCGCGGCGCAGGCCGCCTGGCGGGTGAGACGGTTCGGGAACATGGGCAGCTTCTCCTGTGGATAAGTGCACCATCCCTGGACGGTGGGAGATGACCTGTTCAGCCTAGCCGAGAGCGCGAGCCGCGCCGCACCTAACCCTACCCCCTTCCCCGCTCCAGCAGATGGCTCATCGCCGTCTTCAGCTTCATCGGCCGCACCGGCTTGTGCATCAGCACGTGGCCGAGATCGCGCATCTGCTGCTTGAGGTCGTTGCTGTAGTTGGCGGTGATCATCAGCACCGGCAGCTGCGCGCTGCGCCGGGCGTTGAGTTCCTGGACCAGCTCGGCGCCGGTGTGGCCGTTGTCCAGGTGGTAGTCGACGATCAGCAGGTCCGCCGTGCCGCCGACGGTATCGACCTGGCGGGCGAGGTCGTCGCCGGACAGCGCGGTGACCACCTGGCAGCCCCAGCCCTCCAGCAGGGTGCGCATGCCGGCGCAGATCGCCGCGTCGTTGTCGACCACCCACAGCCGCGCGCCGCGCAGGTGTTCGCCGGGCGGCGGCGGCAGTTCGCTCTGCTCGCGCGGGCGCACCACGTTGCGCGCGTAGGGCACCTCCACGGCGAAGCAGGAGCCGTAGCCCTCGCGCGAGTGCACACGGATGCGGTGGCCGAGCATGCGCACGATCTTGTCGACGATGGCCAGGCCCAGGCCCAGGCCGCGGTCCTGGGTGGCGCGCACCGGGGCGCCGCGCTTGAACTCCTGGAAGATCTCCTCGCGCTTGTCCTCGGCGATGCCGGCGCCGGTGTCCCACACCTCGATCGACAGCCCGCCCGCGCGGCGTCGGCAGCCGAGCAGCACGCGGCCCGTGGCGGTGTAGCGGATGGCGTTGCTGAGGAAGTTGCGCAGCACCCGCGCCAGCAGCTGCATGTCGCTCTTGACCAGCGCCGAGCTGGGCACGAAGTCGAGGGTGAGGCCCTCGCTGGCGGCGATCTGCCGGTATTCGGCGGCGAGGTTGTCGAGCAGGTCGGCGACGGCGAAGGCGCCGACGTCGGGCTTGATCACCCCGGCGTCGAGCTTGGAGACGTCGACCAGGGTGCCGAGCAGGCTCTCCACGTCCTCCAGCGAGTTGCTGACGTTGCGCACCAGCCCGGCGCCGGGCGCCGGGATCGGCTGTTCGAGCAGCGCGCTGGTGAACAGCCGCGCGGCGTTGAGCGGCTGCAGGAGGTCGTGGCTGACCGCGGCGAGGAACTTGGTCTTCGACAGGTTGGCCTGCTCGGCCTCGCGCTTGGCCTCGCGCAGGCGCGCCTCGGCGCGGGCGCGCTCGGCGATCTCGTCGCGCAGCTGGCTGTTCACCGCGGTCAGCTCGGCGGTGCGCTCGCGCACGCGCTTCTCGAGGTTCTGGTAGGCCTGGTGCAGCGCCTCGGCGGTGCGCCGGCGCTCGGTGATGTCGCGGATCAGCACGAAGATGCCGAGCACCTCGCCGCCCGGCTGGCGGTTGGGCACGTAGGAACGCAGCATGTAGCGCTCCTGGCCATTGAGGTTGCGCTCGGCCACCTCGAAGGTGACGCACTCGCCGGCGAAGGCGCGCTCGATGTACGGCTCGAGCAGGCGGTAGTGCTCGTCGCTATGCACCTCGTGGATGCTCTGGCCGAGCATCGCGCCGCGCGGCCAGCTGTACCACTCGTCGTAGACCTTGTTGGTGAACTCGTAGGTCAGCTCGCGGCTGATGTAGGCGATCAGCGCCGGCACCTGGTCGGTGATCAGGCGCACCCAGCGCTCGCTCTCGCGCAGGGTCTCGGCGTAGTGGTGGCGCTCGGTGATGTCGGTGTAGGTGTTGACGAAGCCGCCGGCCGGCATCGGGTGGGTGCGGATCTCCAGCACCCGGCCGTCGGCCAGGCGCTGCTCGCGCTCGAGCAGCGGGCGGCCGCCGGCGTCTCGGCTGGCCGGGGTGAGCAGGGCCACCTCGCTGCTCGCCATCACCTCGGCGAACGGCAGGTGCGGCTCCATCGGCGCCAGGCCGGTGAGCTCGAGGAAACGGCCGTTCCACAGCTCCAGTTCGCCCTCGGCGTTGATCACCGCGACGCCCTGGGACAGGTTGTCCATGGTGCGCTGCAGCAGGCGCGACTTCTGCGCCACCGCCTGCTCGCGGCGCACGGTCTCGTTGAGCTTCACCTCGGTGATGTCGATGTAGAGGATCACCAGGCCGCCCTCGCGGGTCGGCCGCTCGCTGACCTGCACCCAGCGGCCGTCGTGCAGGCGGTAGATCGGGCGCTGCTGGTCGGCGCCGCCGTGCGTCTCGACCACCAGGCCGGAGCTGATCGCCAGGCGGCGCATCTCGGTGAGGCGCATGCCGCGGCGGATGCGGCTGTGCATGTCGCCCCACAGCGCCCGGAAGCGGCGGTTGCACAGCAGCAGGCGCTGTTCGGCGTCGAACAGCACGAAGGCATCGGAGATGCTCTCGATGGCGTCGATCAGGTGCTGGTGGGCGGTCTCGGCGCGGCCGCGCGCCTCGCTGAGCAGCGCGTTGCTGGTGCGCAGCTCGGTCATCGCCCGGTTCAGCGCGTCGGTGCGCTCGCGCACCTGCTCGGCGAGCACCACCGAGTGCTGGAAGGCGGCGTAGGACTCGGCGCCCTGCGGCCCGGAGGTCTCGACGCGCTCGATCAGCGCGGCGTTGATCCGCTCCAGCTTGGCGTTGCGCGCCGCCAGCTCGGCGAGCTGCGCGCGCAGTTCAGCGACACAGGCCCCGTCCGGGTCGGCCGATGGCGACGCCGGTGAAGGTCTGGTTGATGTGCATGCCATTGAACTGCTCCCCGTAGGTGTTGAAGCCGATCACCCGCTGGCGCACCAGCAGGCCGGCGGTGTCGGCGACCATGCCGCGCGCCTCCACCTCCATGCGGCGCAGGAAACAGTCGCAGCCGATGGTCAGCAGCAGCGGCCCGAGGCGCTGCTGCAGACCGTCGAACAGCGCCTGCAGGTTGGGCAACAAGGGACCGGGCTGCATGGCGGTGAGGACGATGCCGTTCTCCACCGCGCAGTAGAAGGTCAGGCTCAGGTCGGCGTTGACCCGCTGGATCGAGCGCACGTAGTACTGCTCGCCGAGGCGCACCGCCAGCGGGTGCAGGGCGAAGGTCGGCAGGTCGAGCTGCTGCGGGTCGACGCCGAGCAGGCGGGCGTACTCCAGCGCCGCCGGTTCGGCGTTGAGCTCGAACACCGTGCGGCTGGCCGGGTCGGCGGCGGTGACCACCAGCTTCTCGCCCAGAGGCTGGATGTGATGGGTGGTGAACACCTCGAAGTCCAGCGCGGTGTGCACCAGCACCACCACCGCCGAGCCGGTGTGGAAGCGGCCGTCGTGGTAGACGTGGGTACGCGTCAGGTAGTTGTCGTCGCCGGCCGAGCCGCCGAAGTGCGGGATGCTGCCGAAGGCGGCATTCAGCGCCGAGAGCACCAGCTCCTCGCGGCTGGACAGGCCGTCGAGCAGGGTCAGCGCGAAGCTGTGCCCGGCCACCGGCTCCAGGCGGCTGCCGCGGCATTCCTCGACCAGCTGGGCGACCACCTGCTGGGCGTCGAGCAGACTGAAGCTGTCCAGCGCGTCGATGCGCGCGGCGGCGATGGAGAAGCTGCGGTGGTCGAAGCCGACGGCGCTGACGCAGCCGCGGCCGTAGCCCTGCGGGGTGATTTCGCCGGCGGTGGTGCAGCCGACCAGGCGCACGCCGCCGAAGTACTGCTCCAGCGCGGCGGCCAGCGCCGGCAGGTCGTACTCCGCGCTGCAGAAGAACAGCACGCAGCCGAGGTGCGGGTGCATCAGCTGGCGGGCCAGGTCCTGGGCCACGCTTTCCGGGTCATTCGACTCGGACAGGGCCATGCGGACGACGTCGTTCAGATCTTCTTCCACGTCGCCTCCGGACCGGTAGAACAGACAGACGGGATCATTCTAGAAAGGCACGGGCGGGCGGCTAATGCTACTTGGGTACTGCCCGCCCCCACCTTTGGAGGGGTGTGGCGGGCGCCGGGCCCGCCAATGCGACGGGGCGGCGGCAGGAACCCAAGGTTCCCCGCGCGCCGCCCCGTCGCTGGTTACTGCAATTCGCGCCCCGCCGGGGGATGGAAGGGCCGCTCGACGTCCTTCCACCGCTGCGCATCGACGCCAGGACACCCACGGTCGCCCTGTCGCCTACCCCGGCCGGAGCCCCGCTCTTAGAAGCTCAGCGCGGCGCCGAAGGCGATGGTGCGGGTTTCCTCGTCGAGGGCGTCGGTATCCTTGCCGGCGATCTCGACCTGGTTCAGCTCGGCGACCAGCTTGAGGTTGTCGTTGACGTCGTGGAAGAAGGCGATGCCGCGGGTCTCGTAGTCGGCGGCGGTGCCCAGGCCGTTGCCGTCGTCCTCGGTCTTGCCGTAGGACAGCGCCACGCGGTTCTTGCCGAAGCGGTAGGAGCCCTGCAGCAGGTAGCCGTCGCTGTCGATCTCGCGCAGCTGCGCCTCGCCGGCGTTGTTGGTGTAGAACGGGTTGATGCCCTCGGCCTGGAAGCCGGACGCGGTCAGCGACAGGTTGCCCATCTTGGCCTGCACGCCGTAGCCGACGCCGGTGGAGTCGACGCTCTCGACGCTGTCGTCGGTGTTGTCCGAGCTCTGCTGCATGCCGTTGACCCAGGAGTAGATCTGCGCGCCGCCGACTTCGAACTGGTAGGTGATCTCGGTCTCGAAGCGCGGCGCGTCCTGGTAGGCCTTGTCCAGGTCGGAGCTGGCGTCGTCGGTGGTGTCCACCGGATCCATGATGCCGGCGGCGATGCGCAGGCCGCTCATCACCGGCGAACGGTAGGTGATCTGCGAGGTCGGGAACGGGTACGGGTAGCCGGTGCCGATGTTGCCGAACGACACGCCGCCGAAGTCGACCAGACCCAGGGTGTCGCTGACCTGGCCGTAGCCGGTGAGCATCTCGTCGAGCAGGATGTTGGAGCGGGCGAACAGGCCGAAGTCCTTGCCGAACAGCACCTCGCCCCACTCGGCGCCGGAGGCGGTGCCGTAGAACTGACGCACGTCGATGGCGGTGGCGGTGCCGTTGGTCTCGCTGTCGTTGATGGTCACCCAGAACGAGGAGCGGCCGCCGAGCTTGAGGTCGTCGACCTGCTTGCCGAAGTTGAAGCCGATGTAGTTGGGCAGGAAGCCCATCTTGACGCGCGACTGGTCGCGGTCGAACTGCTCGCCGGCACGATCGATGTCGCTGTTGACATAGAAGGTGTTGAAGTAGCCGTCGGTGGAGAAGGTGGTGCCATCCTTGTCGTACAGCACGATCTCGGCCGAGGCGGGCAGGCTGATTGCCAGGGCGGTGGCAGCCGCCAGGAGGGAGTAGCAGGCTTTCTTGTTGTTCATCGTTATTGTCTCCGCTTGCGTCAGGACGACTGCCTGATCCAACAGTCGAGCGGATTATCCGGAGCGCCCCTGCCCGCCCCGTATTCTGCGCAAGCGCCGGAAACCTTGTGCTTTGGCACGCCAGTACGGTGCGCGTCGGAAGCCGCTCATCCCTGGCGGGCGAAGGTCGTGCTACTTGTGCACGCCATGCAGTGCTTTGGGAGTAACCGGGGTGCTGCTGATAGCGATCCAGACGCCTGGCCGAAAACTAACCGAACGGTTAATTCCGTTCGCTGATCGCACGAAACGTGCCGGCCAGCGCCACTCCGCGCCGGCCAGCGCGGATAATCCCGGTCATCCTCTCCCCGTGGCCGACAGCGGCCGCCTCGCCGGATCGCGCGCATGCCCGACATCCTCGCCATCACCGCCCCGATCTTCATCCTCATCGGCCTGGGCTTCCTCTCGGCCCGCGCCGGCCTGCTCAGCCGTGAGCAGTTCCGCGGCATCGGCACCTTCGTCATCTCCTTCGCCCTGCCCGCCCTGCTGGTCAAGGCGCTCGGCGAGCGGCCGGTCGCCGAGGTGCTCAACGCCGGCTACCTGCTGGCCTACGGCCTGGCCTCGCTGGCGGTGTTCGCCGGCGGCTTCGCGGTGTCGCGCTGGCTGCGCCGGGACAGCCGGCAGGGTGCGGCGCTCGCCGCCATGGGCATGTCGGTGTCCAACAGCGGCTTCATCGGCTACCCGGTGGTAGCCATGGTGCTCGGCCCGCCGGCGGCGCTGGCCATGGCGCTGGGCATGCTGGTGGAGAACCTGCTGATGATCCCGCTGGCCATGGTGCTGGCCGAAAGCGGGCGGCAGCGCGGCGCCGGCCCGCGGCAGATGCTGGCGGAGATCGCCCGGCGCCTGGCGCGCAACCCGATGCTGGCCGGCATCGTCGGCGGCCTGGCGCTGTCGCTGCTGGAGCTGCGCCTGCCGCCGATCCTGCAGCACAGCGTCGACCTGCTCGCCCAGGCCTCGGCGCCGGCCGCGCTGTTCGTCATCGGCGGCTCGCTGTACGGCCTCAGGGCCGGCGGCATGCTCGCCGACATCGGCCAGGTGGCGCTGGGCAAGCTGGTGCTGCATCCGCTGGCGGTGTTCGCCGCCTTCGCCCTGGTGCCGGGTCTGGACCCGACGCTGAAGGTCGCCGCCCTGCTGTTCGCCAGCGCGCCGATGATGAGCATCTACCCGATCCTCGGTCAGCAGTACGGCCTCGAGCAGCGCTGCGCCGCGGCGCTGGTGGCGGCCACCGCGCTGTCGTTCTTCAGCATGAGCGCACTGCTCGGCGTGCTGCCGCAGCCGCCGGTCCACTAGCCGGCCCCACCACGGCGACCGGGACTATTCTGAACAGATCCCCCGCCACGCCGAGACCGCCATGCACGCCTCCCTGCCGCGGCAGCCCGCCGGGCTGACCGGCCTGCGCACCAGCGTCCTTCTTCCGCTCGCCCGCGTCCGCTACTGCGCCCATCAGGACTCCTGCGGCAGCGGCGCCACCTCGGACTGAGACGGATGGACGGCCGCAAGCTGGCGCTGCTCGGCCTGCTGCTGGCGCTGGTCGTGGCGTTCTTCGTCCTCGATCTCGGCCAGTACCTCGACCTCGCCCGGCTCAAGGCCGAACAGGCGGCGCTGGCCGGCGAGGTCGCCGCCCACCCGTGGCGCGCCGCCGGGCTGTTCCTGCTGTTCTACGTGACGGTCACCGCGCTGTCGGTGCCCGGCGCCGCCCTGCTGAGCCTGGTCGCCGGGGCGCTGTTCGGCCTGCTCGAGGGCACCCTGCTGGTGTCCGTCGCCGCCACCCTGGGCGCCACCCTGGCCATGCTGAGCAGCCGCTTCGTGCTGCGCGACTGGGTGCAGGGCCGCTGCGGCCCGCTGCTGGAGGGCATCGACCGCGGCCTGGCGCGTGACGGCGCCTTCTACCTGTTCGCCCT harbors:
- a CDS encoding ABC transporter ATP-binding protein produces the protein MIGLEVKGVSFAYGARQALAGLDFSLAPGRFNALLGPNGAGKSTLIALLTRLYELQEGDIRIGDCSIRQQPRRALAQIGVVFQQSTLDLDLSVEQNLRYHAALHGLPRGVAAERIELELARQQLTERRREPVRALNGGHRRRVEIARALLHRPQLLLLDEASAGLDPASRQALNRHVRRLCAEDGLTVLWTTHLFDEVQADDPLLILHRGRLVARGTAASLAAEGEDLAASFARLTEVAA
- a CDS encoding ABC transporter permease, which codes for MTAYLECLRGIVLREWLRFVQQRSRFLSALVRPLLWLLVFAAGFRAALGIAIIEPYDTYITYETYIVPGLACMILLFNGMQGSLSMVYDREMGSMRVLLMSPLPRPFLLAAKLLATSLLSLLQVYAFLAIAWLYGVQPPAWGLLYALPALLLAALMLAALGLLLSNGIRQLENFAGVMNFVIFPLFFLSSALYPLWKMREASEWLYWLCALNPFSHAVELVRFALYERLSVTALLVCLGVTALCSVLAVLTFNPQHAALRRNA
- a CDS encoding PQQ-dependent catabolism-associated CXXCW motif protein, which produces MSRLLAAVLCLLLLFALLPARAGEEQLFSVDGYRLDRYRSPTPTSVEGAQTIDTLTLQRMLESSQPPLLIDVFRRPWLHGQFVGDEPHQNIPGSLWLANVGEGRLEAQWQDYFAHYLDQASGGDRARALVLYCKSDCWLSWNASRRAAALGYTRLYWYRDGIDAWQQAGLPVQDATPAPLP
- a CDS encoding response regulator transcription factor, translating into MYKILIADDHPLFREAIHNVIADGFPDSEVMETSDLDSALVLTQEHDDLDLILLDLNMPGMHGLNGLITLRNEAPTIPVVIVSAEEDKQIVLQAITYGAVGFITKSSPRAQMTEAIEQILNGNVYLPSDIIRASKQTPRRASHEEPGIPPELLQALTRKQLLVLERMTKGESNKQIAYNLDIAETTVKAHVSAILRKLGVHNRVQAILSAGDIDFSAYLRR
- a CDS encoding VOC family protein, giving the protein MRVIANIDVPELAPAIDFYRNALGLQLGRILDDDVAELLGAGITLCLLRHAASSPPVKTLPLQRHYARHWTPVHLDFVVDDLAAATQRALAAGAVQESACVEWRGSKCISFADPFGHGFCLIEFAGETYALDSA
- a CDS encoding REP-associated tyrosine transposase, with protein sequence MSEYRRSREAGALYFFTVVTHERRPLLIRPGMRLSLRRAIQEVRQRHPFVIHGWVLLPDHLHCLWQLPADDADFGRRWSMIKRKVSQDCPGSGALSLSRQLRGERGIWQRRFWEHLIRDEDDYRRHLDYLHWNPVRHGLVARVVDWPWSSFHRLVREGRYPADWGIEAESCGAFGE
- the nahK gene encoding hybrid sensor histidine kinase/response regulator NahK/ErcS', with the protein product MACTSTRPSPASPSADPDGACVAELRAQLAELAARNAKLERINAALIERVETSGPQGAESYAAFQHSVVLAEQVRERTDALNRAMTELRTSNALLSEARGRAETAHQHLIDAIESISDAFVLFDAEQRLLLCNRRFRALWGDMHSRIRRGMRLTEMRRLAISSGLVVETHGGADQQRPIYRLHDGRWVQVSERPTREGGLVILYIDITEVKLNETVRREQAVAQKSRLLQRTMDNLSQGVAVINAEGELELWNGRFLELTGLAPMEPHLPFAEVMASSEVALLTPASRDAGGRPLLEREQRLADGRVLEIRTHPMPAGGFVNTYTDITERHHYAETLRESERWVRLITDQVPALIAYISRELTYEFTNKVYDEWYSWPRGAMLGQSIHEVHSDEHYRLLEPYIERAFAGECVTFEVAERNLNGQERYMLRSYVPNRQPGGEVLGIFVLIRDITERRRTAEALHQAYQNLEKRVRERTAELTAVNSQLRDEIAERARAEARLREAKREAEQANLSKTKFLAAVSHDLLQPLNAARLFTSALLEQPIPAPGAGLVRNVSNSLEDVESLLGTLVDVSKLDAGVIKPDVGAFAVADLLDNLAAEYRQIAASEGLTLDFVPSSALVKSDMQLLARVLRNFLSNAIRYTATGRVLLGCRRRAGGLSIEVWDTGAGIAEDKREEIFQEFKRGAPVRATQDRGLGLGLAIVDKIVRMLGHRIRVHSREGYGSCFAVEVPYARNVVRPREQSELPPPPGEHLRGARLWVVDNDAAICAGMRTLLEGWGCQVVTALSGDDLARQVDTVGGTADLLIVDYHLDNGHTGAELVQELNARRSAQLPVLMITANYSNDLKQQMRDLGHVLMHKPVRPMKLKTAMSHLLERGRG
- the nosP gene encoding nitric oxide-sensing protein NosP, whose amino-acid sequence is MEEDLNDVVRMALSESNDPESVAQDLARQLMHPHLGCVLFFCSAEYDLPALAAALEQYFGGVRLVGCTTAGEITPQGYGRGCVSAVGFDHRSFSIAAARIDALDSFSLLDAQQVVAQLVEECRGSRLEPVAGHSFALTLLDGLSSREELVLSALNAAFGSIPHFGGSAGDDNYLTRTHVYHDGRFHTGSAVVVLVHTALDFEVFTTHHIQPLGEKLVVTAADPASRTVFELNAEPAALEYARLLGVDPQQLDLPTFALHPLAVRLGEQYYVRSIQRVNADLSLTFYCAVENGIVLTAMQPGPLLPNLQALFDGLQQRLGPLLLTIGCDCFLRRMEVEARGMVADTAGLLVRQRVIGFNTYGEQFNGMHINQTFTGVAIGRPGRGLCR
- a CDS encoding porin, with protein sequence MNNKKACYSLLAAATALAISLPASAEIVLYDKDGTTFSTDGYFNTFYVNSDIDRAGEQFDRDQSRVKMGFLPNYIGFNFGKQVDDLKLGGRSSFWVTINDSETNGTATAIDVRQFYGTASGAEWGEVLFGKDFGLFARSNILLDEMLTGYGQVSDTLGLVDFGGVSFGNIGTGYPYPFPTSQITYRSPVMSGLRIAAGIMDPVDTTDDASSDLDKAYQDAPRFETEITYQFEVGGAQIYSWVNGMQQSSDNTDDSVESVDSTGVGYGVQAKMGNLSLTASGFQAEGINPFYTNNAGEAQLREIDSDGYLLQGSYRFGKNRVALSYGKTEDDGNGLGTAADYETRGIAFFHDVNDNLKLVAELNQVEIAGKDTDALDEETRTIAFGAALSF